Below is a window of Malania oleifera isolate guangnan ecotype guangnan chromosome 1, ASM2987363v1, whole genome shotgun sequence DNA.
taattttttttgcaGAGTTTTATTTAAACTTCTCTCTGTTTTCTCTTCTCTAACTCTTAATTCTGTAGAGTTTccttactatattttctctctCAATCTCTGCAAAATTTCCCTTCTACAATTCTCTAATTGTATGTGTGTGCTACGGTacgagactccctatttatagggagctTGGGGGTTTGATTTGGCACCAATTTACCCCCTCTTAACAGAATTCCCTCTTTTATTTCTTAGGATGGCAaagaatattttctttttaatagacACCATTCCCTCTGCACACATgtgatttcattatttttttcaatttcatttgcTAACTAACGCGTCATTTCTCTCTTTGTGCGCAGGTCAACTGGGGGCTCCAACGGTTCCAGCTAGTAGAAAGAGATTGGGGCTGCCTATGCTTGTTATTTTAGTGATTTTTTTTGTGTATTTAATGTATTTGAATGTACTCCCAGGTTCCCTTTTCCTTCAACATTTGTTTGTAACATTCTTTTTGTTTCCCTATATTTTTCAAATGTGACTTTCCCCATGTGCAATTTTGTATTTTTTCACTATGTTTGGCAGTATGCGCTACACTCACCTGTACTTAAGACACGTGCCCCCTCTTTTTCCTTAATTAAATATGTGACTTGATGTACTTTTCTAATTTTGACCAAAGCCCCATGTCAAAGTTAACCAATTTCACCTAGGGAACCACTGGTAATGAAACATGATCTTAAAACTCAATAAAATACCcaatttcaaaattaaagactcaattgaaaaaaaaaaaaaactgaaaatctTCAAAATCACAATTTTTGAAAAGCTCAAATTAACATCTTAATTCAGATATTTTGAGAGACTCAGTTTTGAAAGTTCACGAACtctaattaaaaattgaaaaactcaaTTGTCAACCAAACCGAACAAAAAGACTcgataaaaaattttgaaatttaaagaaCTCGATTAAAAGTTCAAAGAATTCAATTATGAGGacacaattttatttttattttttttgaaaacctaataaaagaaactaattttgaaattaacttAAGTTAGAGAACCTTAGtttaaaaggactcaattttttcaaaaatacaggATTCAATTAAAAGTAAATGGTACTAGGACTCAAATTTCAAACTTAGGACTCAAAAGGTTTAATTTTTGAAAGAGGGACTCGGGGACTTCATTTTTGAAAAAGGGACCCATTCAAGACTCAAAGTCAAATCTTATTATGCCGCGTCTTCTAAAAaaggcttggttaaaattgggtgTCTACAATCTTTATTATTTTCTTGATCTTGAAGTTCAATCTAATGAGAAAGGTTTGTTTCTCAGTCATACAAAGTATGCTCTTAATCTCTTGCAGCGTGCTTCAATGATTGATGCAATTCCTATCTCTACACCTTTTGTTGTCGGACAACACCTCTCAATTGAAGGAAAGATGTTCTCTGACCCTACTATGTTTCGTTCTCTTACTGGTGCTCTTCAGTACTTGACCATCACCAGACCTGATCAGTCCTTCAGTGCGAATCCAATTTTCCAATTCATGCACGCGCCCACAAAGGGCCACTTTTGTGCCCTTAAACGTATTTTGCGTTATGTAATAGGCACTCCTCATCATGGACTTCAACTCCATAAACAGTCTAGTCATGACCTTCTTGCCTACTTTGATGCGAACTGGGCTGGATGTCCTAATACACATTGCTTCACTACGGGCTatgcttattttttttttgtgccaATATAGTCTCTTGGTCCTCTAAGAAACAAAGCATCATTTCTCGTTCAAGTGCTGAAGCAGAATATCACTCCTTAGCCATTGCAACTGCAGATATTGCTTAGATCACTCAATTGCTTTGAGACATTTGTGTTACACTCTCAACGCCACCCAAAATTCTTTGTGACAATCAATGTCAAATTTTTACGGCAGTCAATCCGGTTACTCACCCTCAGTCAAAACATATTGCAATCGACAACCATTTTGTTCATAAATGTTGACTCCATGAGTCCAATcgtgttttgataatgacaattcacttggtattttacttatgcatttgagattttgaacaggatcataacttagcatgcacggatggtaagCATGCTATGGAAACCATGAGGAACAAGAAGTACATACCACTTGGTTCAGTCCATGGAAGCTGAAGAGTAGAAGCATAAAGGCAATCAAGATTTTTAGTTGTAATTCGGgttaggtttgattgtatttgcataactcataagatatgatgcgaagctcaaaatgacatatatagattgaccctaggatgcatttttttcatgacatattcatatgtaTTTGACCTAGGTTGGATCGGGATGAATAACAAACAGCTTGTCGATGATTCCCTTagtcttgtcgacgaatgacTGAAGGCCACTTGTTGCCAAACACTctcctctcatcgacgagaaaataccaagaccaTTTTTTTTCTCAATCAGCCCAgtc
It encodes the following:
- the LOC131148518 gene encoding uncharacterized mitochondrial protein AtMg00810-like, yielding MPRLLKKAWLKLGVYNLYYFLDLEVQSNEKGLFLSHTKYALNLLQRASMIDAIPISTPFVVGQHLSIEGKMFSDPTMFRSLTGALQYLTITRPDQSFSANPIFQFMHAPTKGHFCALKRILRYVIGTPHHGLQLHKQSSHDLLAYFDANWAGFSWSSKKQSIISRSSAEAEYHSLAIATADIA